Proteins found in one Herbiconiux sp. A18JL235 genomic segment:
- a CDS encoding helix-turn-helix domain-containing protein — MPAELKRRAAVFAALAEPNRLRIVDLLTLGDLSSSEIELLLKLRSNLVAHHLKVLEKATIVSRIRSEFDRRRSYITLHPEVFDTLMPSDLDAPSRVVFVCTANSARSQLAEAIWRNTSPIPAISAGVLPSEAVNPGALAVAERHGLRIDGNKRPQHVDEVLDPHDFVVTVCDSAHEQLVGRDDLHWSIPDPAAVGTAAAFDSAFATIARRVRSLSARIRPLSERSVAAAR, encoded by the coding sequence ATGCCCGCAGAGCTGAAGAGACGAGCAGCGGTGTTCGCCGCCCTCGCTGAGCCGAACCGGCTCCGCATCGTCGACCTGCTCACCCTCGGCGACCTGTCGTCGTCGGAGATCGAGCTCCTCCTGAAGCTACGCTCCAACCTCGTCGCCCACCACCTCAAGGTGCTGGAGAAGGCGACCATCGTCTCGCGCATCCGTTCGGAGTTCGACCGCCGCCGCAGCTACATCACGCTGCACCCCGAGGTGTTCGACACGTTGATGCCGAGCGACCTCGACGCGCCGAGCCGCGTGGTCTTCGTCTGCACCGCCAACTCGGCGCGCTCACAGCTGGCCGAAGCCATCTGGCGCAACACGAGCCCCATTCCCGCCATCTCGGCTGGTGTGCTGCCGAGCGAGGCCGTGAACCCGGGTGCGCTGGCCGTCGCCGAACGGCACGGCCTGCGCATCGATGGGAACAAGCGGCCGCAGCATGTCGACGAGGTGCTCGATCCGCACGACTTCGTGGTGACCGTGTGCGACAGCGCGCACGAGCAGCTGGTGGGCCGCGACGACCTGCACTGGTCGATCCCCGATCCCGCCGCGGTGGGTACCGCCGCGGCATTCGACAGCGCTTTCGCGACGATCGCGCGCCGCGTGCGCAGCCTGTCGGCGCGCATCCGCCCGCTGTCGGAGCGGAGCGTCGCCGCTGCGAGATGA
- a CDS encoding cell wall-binding repeat-containing protein — MDSAIRDSSPSIGSRRRTLAASVIAAMVIGGGLIVSAPAVAAVTAPVPSGVYVSSPWVEPGGRVSVAFVGDDECPAPQGASFTSEAGTTALTQNGFGESYWIYRDYAFVDGDGDPLPLGEDAPVHGTLTLDCGDSSVSLPLTVSPTPPETIYNSPTAWTWYTPGSASIGSEVVVNALGFAPGETVTVSLIDSTRYRGDGDVSSASAIPVSVTADGEGAITAEVTLPGGWAPSDVVDLVAAGSESGYLLVSGEGQPINGIAALDLDTDGLAVPGGSLAVSASGFEAGETVTVALHSDSAPARPLGTLTAGADGAVSGSVGVPADTALGGYRVWAGASSKGYLLITAELIVGESERIAASDRYSSAVDIARAAYPGTADVVYVATGASYPDALGAGAAAAEAGGPLLLTAPNELPAAVKKAISALSPARIVVVGGPNSVSEAVVKQLRTLAPKVERQSGADRYASSRAIVENTFDSASTAFIATGATFPDALSATSAAASKGAPVLLIPGTASAVDAETLALLDRLGVTQVAITGGPNSVSPAIESQLAAQYGASKLSRLGGADRYAASATVNLAAFGSASEAFLATGVTFPDALAGGVLAATKSAPLLVVHGDCVPSATIDALHGWGVTKVTLLGGPASLSSAVETLHRCS; from the coding sequence GTGGACAGTGCCATTCGTGACTCATCGCCGAGCATCGGTTCGAGACGGCGCACCCTCGCGGCGAGCGTGATCGCCGCGATGGTGATCGGCGGCGGGCTCATCGTGTCAGCCCCCGCGGTCGCTGCGGTGACGGCGCCCGTTCCCTCCGGCGTCTACGTGTCGTCGCCCTGGGTCGAGCCCGGCGGGCGCGTGTCCGTCGCCTTCGTGGGCGACGACGAGTGCCCGGCACCGCAGGGCGCCTCGTTCACGAGCGAGGCGGGAACCACCGCGCTCACCCAGAACGGGTTCGGCGAGAGCTACTGGATCTACCGCGACTACGCCTTCGTCGACGGTGACGGCGACCCATTGCCCCTGGGCGAGGACGCCCCGGTGCACGGCACCCTCACGCTCGACTGCGGCGACTCCTCCGTCTCGCTCCCCCTCACGGTGAGCCCGACCCCGCCCGAGACGATCTACAACAGCCCCACCGCGTGGACCTGGTACACCCCGGGCAGCGCCTCCATCGGCAGCGAGGTGGTGGTGAACGCGCTCGGGTTCGCACCGGGTGAGACCGTGACCGTGAGTCTGATCGACTCGACCCGCTATCGCGGCGACGGCGACGTCTCCTCCGCCTCGGCGATCCCGGTGTCGGTCACGGCCGACGGCGAGGGCGCCATCACCGCCGAGGTCACGCTGCCAGGGGGGTGGGCCCCGAGCGACGTCGTCGACCTGGTCGCCGCGGGCTCCGAGAGCGGCTACCTCCTCGTCTCGGGCGAGGGTCAGCCCATCAACGGCATCGCGGCGCTCGATCTCGACACAGACGGGCTCGCGGTGCCGGGCGGCTCACTCGCGGTCTCGGCGTCGGGGTTCGAGGCGGGCGAGACGGTGACCGTGGCCCTGCACTCCGATTCGGCTCCGGCGCGCCCGTTGGGCACCCTGACCGCGGGGGCCGACGGCGCCGTCTCGGGCTCGGTGGGCGTGCCGGCCGACACCGCCCTCGGGGGTTATCGGGTGTGGGCGGGTGCGTCGAGCAAGGGATACCTGTTGATCACGGCCGAGCTCATCGTCGGGGAGTCGGAGCGCATTGCCGCATCCGACCGCTACTCCAGCGCCGTCGACATCGCCCGCGCAGCCTATCCCGGCACCGCCGACGTGGTCTATGTCGCCACCGGGGCGAGCTATCCGGATGCTCTCGGCGCCGGCGCAGCCGCTGCCGAAGCCGGCGGACCGCTGCTTCTCACCGCGCCGAACGAGCTCCCCGCCGCGGTGAAGAAGGCGATCTCAGCGTTGTCGCCGGCCCGAATCGTCGTGGTGGGTGGCCCGAACTCCGTCTCCGAGGCCGTCGTGAAGCAGCTGCGCACGCTGGCTCCGAAGGTCGAGCGTCAGAGCGGAGCCGACCGCTACGCCTCCTCGCGCGCGATCGTCGAGAACACCTTCGACTCCGCGAGCACCGCGTTCATCGCCACGGGCGCGACCTTCCCCGACGCGCTCAGCGCGACGAGTGCCGCGGCGAGCAAGGGAGCACCCGTGCTCCTCATCCCGGGCACCGCATCCGCTGTCGACGCCGAGACGCTGGCTCTGCTCGACCGGCTCGGAGTCACGCAGGTCGCCATCACGGGCGGACCGAACTCCGTCTCGCCCGCGATCGAGTCGCAGCTGGCGGCACAGTACGGCGCGTCGAAGCTGAGCCGCCTCGGCGGCGCCGACCGCTACGCCGCCTCGGCGACCGTGAATCTCGCGGCGTTCGGCTCGGCGAGCGAGGCGTTCCTCGCCACGGGCGTCACCTTCCCCGACGCCCTCGCGGGCGGAGTGCTGGCGGCGACGAAGTCGGCACCGCTCCTCGTCGTGCACGGCGACTGCGTGCCGTCGGCCACGATCGACGCGCTGCACGGGTGGGGCGTGACGAAGGTCACGCTCCTCGGCGGCCCGGCGAGTCTCTCCTCGGCAGTGGAGACGCTCCACCGCTGCTCCTGA